One window from the genome of Paramormyrops kingsleyae isolate MSU_618 chromosome 3, PKINGS_0.4, whole genome shotgun sequence encodes:
- the b4galnt3b gene encoding beta-1,4-N-acetylgalactosaminyltransferase 3 isoform X1 → MLFFFPIKKLRRNARCFLFAALLAFAGLAGYLRLAAVSTWDRPFPALHLVRWTGGGPPPRRHGEVSAVPNDYPGTLMDSSHMHVTPPWKPEYKGQANMHVFEDWCGSSTDQLRRNPLYPLYPHSRATVQKLAVAPGWTNYGLRIFGYLHPYVDGEYLFTVASDDNSEFWLSLDHTPIRSQRVALVGKAGSEWAAPGEFDKYASQVSRPIRLRAKERYFFEVLHKQNDKGTDHVEVAWRLRQAGWRFTVIDSKYISLYTNESALKMNEVGHIPLSPASHPRSPLPVPHPGHLGIDMLRDDPRDSLYQVPLVDEELLQGVLPTCSYKPSYLIRGFALLRYQGLQFIHMTYVYPNDYTRLTHMESDNKCFYENTDRSGFSKYMKIDDPELNAFQGGPRWRKRQVVGLGVSEQTKSRREPSEMDLEDSPVTVIKETPTRPVSRLSDRSSSNSIYRWKRRLTQPPWPSPLGWMPTTGTVWVPQLGHKVLNERWIDGPPQQKDSEKLSIPVYSLVHPHLGPGVALENPNSIPNQTYNSSVSKAVFPTGAGIPVTSRFPQGAQQIPRLYGRRIIEDGQRVMMGRDGELGDDDMHQDTYTSYGIDRKVNWRRTFDVKQLDFRALPSDRINLGCNVTGNLLLPSEDALHVVGAFMEKVNQKNQGRFSLLRVLNVEKRLDGAQGSRYLLELEVRDRGGATLRLSRYVYLMQVRSTSQADGGARSRPGRLEPVLCHPLGLSWNPVATVHFVIPVKNQARWVQRFIEDMEEVYRATQDKNFNVIISDFNSTDMDVELALKGSALPRYQYTKLTGNFERSAGLQAGINMIDDEHSIVFLCDLHIHFPQSIIDSIRKHCVEGKMAFAPVVMRLDCGATPAEPRGFWEVNGFGLLGIYKSDLDAAGGMNTQEFRDRWGGEDWELLDRILQAGLEVERIYLRHFLHYYHSKRGMWNRKIL, encoded by the exons ATGCTGTTCTTTTTCCCCATCAAGAAACTGAGACGAAATGCCAGGTGCTTTTTATTTGCTGCGCTGCTGGCTTTTGCGGGCTTGGCTGGGTACCTGCGACTCGCGGCCGTGAGCACATGGGACCGTCCTTTCCCGGCTCTCC ATCTGGTCCGTTGGACTGGTGGCGGCCCACCCCCCCGCAGGCATGGAGAGGTGTCAGCG GTTCCCAATGATTATCCAGGAACATTGATGGACAGCAGCCACATGCACGTAACCCCACCCTGGAAACCTGAG TACAAAGGTCAGGCTAACATGCACGTGTTCGAGGACTGGTGTGGCAGCTCCACCGACCAGCTGCGCAGGAACCCGCTCTACCCTCTGTACCCACAC TCAAGGGCGACGGTCCAAAAGCTGGCTGTAGCTCCCGGCTGGACCAACTACGGCCTGCGGATCTTTGGCTATCTGCACCCCTATGTGGACG GCGAGTACCTGTTTACTGTGGCCTCTGACGACAACTCGGAATTTTGGCTGAGCCTGGATCACACCCCCATCCGATCTCAGCGTGTGGCCCTCGTGGGCAAG GCAGGCTCGGAATGGGCTGCCCCGGGGGAGTTTGACAAATACGCCAGCCAGGTGTCACGCCCCATCCG GCTGAGAGCAAAGGAACGCTATTTCTTTGAGGTCCTCCACAAACAGAACGACAAAGGCACGGACCATGTGGAAGTCGCC TGGCGACTCCGCCAAGCAGGATGGAGGTTCACGGTCATCGATTCCAAGTACATTTCCCTCTACACAA ATGAGTCGGCTCTCAAGATGAATGAAGTGGGTCACATTCCGCTGTCGCCCGCCAGTCACCCACGCTCCCCCTTGCCTGTCCCCCACCCCGGCCATCTCGGCATTGACATGCTGCGGGACGACCCCCGCGATTCTCTATACCAGG TGCCACTGGTGGACGAGGAGCTCCTGCAAGGCGTCCTGCCCACCTGCTCCTACAAGCCCAGCTACCTCATCCGAGGGTTTGCCTTGCTGAGGTACCAGGGCCTGCAGTTT ATCCACATGACCTATGTTTACCCCAATGATTACACACGGCTGACCCACATGGAGAGTGACAACAAGTGCTTCTACGAGAACACTGACAG GTCTGGATTCTCTAAATACATGAAGATTGATGATCCAGAATTGAATGCGTTTCAAGGAGGTCCGAGATGGCGGAAAAGACAAG TTGTAGGATTGGGTGTTTCTGAGCAGACAAAGAGCAGACGGGAGCCCAGTGAGATGGACCTGGAGGATTCTCCAGTGACAGTCATCAAGGAGACACCGACCAGACCCGTCAGCCGTCTCAGTGACAGAAGCAGCTCTAACTCCATCTACAGGTGGAAGCGAAGGCTGACCCAGCCCCCCTGGCCATCCCCTTTGGGGTGGATGCCAACCACGGGCACTGTGTGGGTTCCGCAGCTGGGTCACAAGGTCTTAAATGAGAGGTGGATTGATGGACCACCACAGCAGAAAGACTCTGAAAAGCTGAGCATTCCGGTGTACTCTCTTGTCCATCCGCATCTGGGTCCGGGCGTGGCTCTGGAAAACCCGAACAGCATTCCAAACCAGACGTATAACTCCAGTGTGAGCAAGGCTGTGTTCCCAACTGGTGCTGGGATACCAGTGACCTCCAGGTTCCCTCAAGGAGCTCAGCAGATACCCAGGCTATATGGGAGAAGAATCATTGAAGATGGTCAAAGGGTGATGATGGGGAGAGATGGAGAGCTGGGAGATGATGACATGCACCAAGATACCTACACATCATACGGAATCGATCGCAAGGTGAACTGGCGACGCACCTTCGACGTGAAGCAGCTGGACTTTCGCGCACTGCCTTCCGATCGCATCAACCTGGGCTGCAACGTAACCGGGAACCTGCTGCTGCCCTCTGAGGACGCTCTTCATGTGGTGGGAGCCTTCATGGAGAAGGTCAACCAGAAGAACCAGGG ACGCTTCTCCCTGCTGCGTGTGCTCAATGTGGAGAAGAGGCTGGATGGTGCGCAGGGCAGCCGCTACCTGCTGGAGCTGGAGGTGCGTGACCGCGGTGGGGCCACGTTACGCCTTTCCCGGTACGTGTACCTGATGCAGGTTAGATCGACTTCCCAGGCAGACGGAGGGGCCAGGTCGAGGCCGGGCCGCCTGGAGCCGGTACTCTGCCACCCACTGGGCCTGTCCTGGAACCCGGTGGCCACCGTCCACTTTGTCATCCCAG TGAAGAATCAGGCCCGATGGGTTCAGAGATTTATCGAGGACATGGAGGAGGTGTACAGAGCTACCCAGGACAAGAACTTCAACGTCATCATCTCCGACTTCAACAGCACGGATATGGATGTCGAGCTGGCACTCAAGGGCTCCGCCTTACCTAG GTACCAGTACACAAAGCTGACTGGGAACTTTGAGCGTTCGGCCGGACTTCAGGCTGGGATAAATATGATCGAT GACGAGCACAGCATCGTGTTCCTGTGCGACCTGCACATCCACTTCCCCCAATCCATCATCGACAGCATCCGCAAGCACTGTGTGGAGGGCAAGATGGCCTTCGCGCCCGTGGTGATGCGGCTGGACTGCGGCGCCACGCCTGCGGAGCCTCGAG GTTTCTGGGAGGTCAACGGCTTTGGGCTGCTCGGCATCTACAAGTCCGACTTGGACGCAGCAGGCGGCATGAACACCCAGGAGTTCCGGGACCGCTGGGGAGGGGAGGACTGGGAGCTGCTGGACCG GATACTCCAGGCTGGACTTGAAGTGGAGCGCATTTACCTCAGACACTTTTTGCATTACTACCACTCCAAGCGAGGCATGTGGAACCGGAAGATTCTCTGA
- the b4galnt3b gene encoding beta-1,4-N-acetylgalactosaminyltransferase 3 isoform X3 produces the protein MDSSHMHVTPPWKPEYKGQANMHVFEDWCGSSTDQLRRNPLYPLYPHSRATVQKLAVAPGWTNYGLRIFGYLHPYVDGEYLFTVASDDNSEFWLSLDHTPIRSQRVALVGKAGSEWAAPGEFDKYASQVSRPIRLRAKERYFFEVLHKQNDKGTDHVEVAWRLRQAGWRFTVIDSKYISLYTNESALKMNEVGHIPLSPASHPRSPLPVPHPGHLGIDMLRDDPRDSLYQVPLVDEELLQGVLPTCSYKPSYLIRGFALLRYQGLQFIHMTYVYPNDYTRLTHMESDNKCFYENTDRSGFSKYMKIDDPELNAFQGGPRWRKRQVVGLGVSEQTKSRREPSEMDLEDSPVTVIKETPTRPVSRLSDRSSSNSIYRWKRRLTQPPWPSPLGWMPTTGTVWVPQLGHKVLNERWIDGPPQQKDSEKLSIPVYSLVHPHLGPGVALENPNSIPNQTYNSSVSKAVFPTGAGIPVTSRFPQGAQQIPRLYGRRIIEDGQRVMMGRDGELGDDDMHQDTYTSYGIDRKVNWRRTFDVKQLDFRALPSDRINLGCNVTGNLLLPSEDALHVVGAFMEKVNQKNQGRFSLLRVLNVEKRLDGAQGSRYLLELEVRDRGGATLRLSRYVYLMQVRSTSQADGGARSRPGRLEPVLCHPLGLSWNPVATVHFVIPVKNQARWVQRFIEDMEEVYRATQDKNFNVIISDFNSTDMDVELALKGSALPRYQYTKLTGNFERSAGLQAGINMIDDEHSIVFLCDLHIHFPQSIIDSIRKHCVEGKMAFAPVVMRLDCGATPAEPRGFWEVNGFGLLGIYKSDLDAAGGMNTQEFRDRWGGEDWELLDRILQAGLEVERIYLRHFLHYYHSKRGMWNRKIL, from the exons ATGGACAGCAGCCACATGCACGTAACCCCACCCTGGAAACCTGAG TACAAAGGTCAGGCTAACATGCACGTGTTCGAGGACTGGTGTGGCAGCTCCACCGACCAGCTGCGCAGGAACCCGCTCTACCCTCTGTACCCACAC TCAAGGGCGACGGTCCAAAAGCTGGCTGTAGCTCCCGGCTGGACCAACTACGGCCTGCGGATCTTTGGCTATCTGCACCCCTATGTGGACG GCGAGTACCTGTTTACTGTGGCCTCTGACGACAACTCGGAATTTTGGCTGAGCCTGGATCACACCCCCATCCGATCTCAGCGTGTGGCCCTCGTGGGCAAG GCAGGCTCGGAATGGGCTGCCCCGGGGGAGTTTGACAAATACGCCAGCCAGGTGTCACGCCCCATCCG GCTGAGAGCAAAGGAACGCTATTTCTTTGAGGTCCTCCACAAACAGAACGACAAAGGCACGGACCATGTGGAAGTCGCC TGGCGACTCCGCCAAGCAGGATGGAGGTTCACGGTCATCGATTCCAAGTACATTTCCCTCTACACAA ATGAGTCGGCTCTCAAGATGAATGAAGTGGGTCACATTCCGCTGTCGCCCGCCAGTCACCCACGCTCCCCCTTGCCTGTCCCCCACCCCGGCCATCTCGGCATTGACATGCTGCGGGACGACCCCCGCGATTCTCTATACCAGG TGCCACTGGTGGACGAGGAGCTCCTGCAAGGCGTCCTGCCCACCTGCTCCTACAAGCCCAGCTACCTCATCCGAGGGTTTGCCTTGCTGAGGTACCAGGGCCTGCAGTTT ATCCACATGACCTATGTTTACCCCAATGATTACACACGGCTGACCCACATGGAGAGTGACAACAAGTGCTTCTACGAGAACACTGACAG GTCTGGATTCTCTAAATACATGAAGATTGATGATCCAGAATTGAATGCGTTTCAAGGAGGTCCGAGATGGCGGAAAAGACAAG TTGTAGGATTGGGTGTTTCTGAGCAGACAAAGAGCAGACGGGAGCCCAGTGAGATGGACCTGGAGGATTCTCCAGTGACAGTCATCAAGGAGACACCGACCAGACCCGTCAGCCGTCTCAGTGACAGAAGCAGCTCTAACTCCATCTACAGGTGGAAGCGAAGGCTGACCCAGCCCCCCTGGCCATCCCCTTTGGGGTGGATGCCAACCACGGGCACTGTGTGGGTTCCGCAGCTGGGTCACAAGGTCTTAAATGAGAGGTGGATTGATGGACCACCACAGCAGAAAGACTCTGAAAAGCTGAGCATTCCGGTGTACTCTCTTGTCCATCCGCATCTGGGTCCGGGCGTGGCTCTGGAAAACCCGAACAGCATTCCAAACCAGACGTATAACTCCAGTGTGAGCAAGGCTGTGTTCCCAACTGGTGCTGGGATACCAGTGACCTCCAGGTTCCCTCAAGGAGCTCAGCAGATACCCAGGCTATATGGGAGAAGAATCATTGAAGATGGTCAAAGGGTGATGATGGGGAGAGATGGAGAGCTGGGAGATGATGACATGCACCAAGATACCTACACATCATACGGAATCGATCGCAAGGTGAACTGGCGACGCACCTTCGACGTGAAGCAGCTGGACTTTCGCGCACTGCCTTCCGATCGCATCAACCTGGGCTGCAACGTAACCGGGAACCTGCTGCTGCCCTCTGAGGACGCTCTTCATGTGGTGGGAGCCTTCATGGAGAAGGTCAACCAGAAGAACCAGGG ACGCTTCTCCCTGCTGCGTGTGCTCAATGTGGAGAAGAGGCTGGATGGTGCGCAGGGCAGCCGCTACCTGCTGGAGCTGGAGGTGCGTGACCGCGGTGGGGCCACGTTACGCCTTTCCCGGTACGTGTACCTGATGCAGGTTAGATCGACTTCCCAGGCAGACGGAGGGGCCAGGTCGAGGCCGGGCCGCCTGGAGCCGGTACTCTGCCACCCACTGGGCCTGTCCTGGAACCCGGTGGCCACCGTCCACTTTGTCATCCCAG TGAAGAATCAGGCCCGATGGGTTCAGAGATTTATCGAGGACATGGAGGAGGTGTACAGAGCTACCCAGGACAAGAACTTCAACGTCATCATCTCCGACTTCAACAGCACGGATATGGATGTCGAGCTGGCACTCAAGGGCTCCGCCTTACCTAG GTACCAGTACACAAAGCTGACTGGGAACTTTGAGCGTTCGGCCGGACTTCAGGCTGGGATAAATATGATCGAT GACGAGCACAGCATCGTGTTCCTGTGCGACCTGCACATCCACTTCCCCCAATCCATCATCGACAGCATCCGCAAGCACTGTGTGGAGGGCAAGATGGCCTTCGCGCCCGTGGTGATGCGGCTGGACTGCGGCGCCACGCCTGCGGAGCCTCGAG GTTTCTGGGAGGTCAACGGCTTTGGGCTGCTCGGCATCTACAAGTCCGACTTGGACGCAGCAGGCGGCATGAACACCCAGGAGTTCCGGGACCGCTGGGGAGGGGAGGACTGGGAGCTGCTGGACCG GATACTCCAGGCTGGACTTGAAGTGGAGCGCATTTACCTCAGACACTTTTTGCATTACTACCACTCCAAGCGAGGCATGTGGAACCGGAAGATTCTCTGA
- the b4galnt3b gene encoding beta-1,4-N-acetylgalactosaminyltransferase 3 isoform X2: MMLKVFSQGLGGMKDLVRWTGGGPPPRRHGEVSAVPNDYPGTLMDSSHMHVTPPWKPEYKGQANMHVFEDWCGSSTDQLRRNPLYPLYPHSRATVQKLAVAPGWTNYGLRIFGYLHPYVDGEYLFTVASDDNSEFWLSLDHTPIRSQRVALVGKAGSEWAAPGEFDKYASQVSRPIRLRAKERYFFEVLHKQNDKGTDHVEVAWRLRQAGWRFTVIDSKYISLYTNESALKMNEVGHIPLSPASHPRSPLPVPHPGHLGIDMLRDDPRDSLYQVPLVDEELLQGVLPTCSYKPSYLIRGFALLRYQGLQFIHMTYVYPNDYTRLTHMESDNKCFYENTDRSGFSKYMKIDDPELNAFQGGPRWRKRQVVGLGVSEQTKSRREPSEMDLEDSPVTVIKETPTRPVSRLSDRSSSNSIYRWKRRLTQPPWPSPLGWMPTTGTVWVPQLGHKVLNERWIDGPPQQKDSEKLSIPVYSLVHPHLGPGVALENPNSIPNQTYNSSVSKAVFPTGAGIPVTSRFPQGAQQIPRLYGRRIIEDGQRVMMGRDGELGDDDMHQDTYTSYGIDRKVNWRRTFDVKQLDFRALPSDRINLGCNVTGNLLLPSEDALHVVGAFMEKVNQKNQGRFSLLRVLNVEKRLDGAQGSRYLLELEVRDRGGATLRLSRYVYLMQVRSTSQADGGARSRPGRLEPVLCHPLGLSWNPVATVHFVIPVKNQARWVQRFIEDMEEVYRATQDKNFNVIISDFNSTDMDVELALKGSALPRYQYTKLTGNFERSAGLQAGINMIDDEHSIVFLCDLHIHFPQSIIDSIRKHCVEGKMAFAPVVMRLDCGATPAEPRGFWEVNGFGLLGIYKSDLDAAGGMNTQEFRDRWGGEDWELLDRILQAGLEVERIYLRHFLHYYHSKRGMWNRKIL; encoded by the exons ATGATGTTGAAAGTCTTTTCGCAGGGGTTAGGAGGAATGAAAG ATCTGGTCCGTTGGACTGGTGGCGGCCCACCCCCCCGCAGGCATGGAGAGGTGTCAGCG GTTCCCAATGATTATCCAGGAACATTGATGGACAGCAGCCACATGCACGTAACCCCACCCTGGAAACCTGAG TACAAAGGTCAGGCTAACATGCACGTGTTCGAGGACTGGTGTGGCAGCTCCACCGACCAGCTGCGCAGGAACCCGCTCTACCCTCTGTACCCACAC TCAAGGGCGACGGTCCAAAAGCTGGCTGTAGCTCCCGGCTGGACCAACTACGGCCTGCGGATCTTTGGCTATCTGCACCCCTATGTGGACG GCGAGTACCTGTTTACTGTGGCCTCTGACGACAACTCGGAATTTTGGCTGAGCCTGGATCACACCCCCATCCGATCTCAGCGTGTGGCCCTCGTGGGCAAG GCAGGCTCGGAATGGGCTGCCCCGGGGGAGTTTGACAAATACGCCAGCCAGGTGTCACGCCCCATCCG GCTGAGAGCAAAGGAACGCTATTTCTTTGAGGTCCTCCACAAACAGAACGACAAAGGCACGGACCATGTGGAAGTCGCC TGGCGACTCCGCCAAGCAGGATGGAGGTTCACGGTCATCGATTCCAAGTACATTTCCCTCTACACAA ATGAGTCGGCTCTCAAGATGAATGAAGTGGGTCACATTCCGCTGTCGCCCGCCAGTCACCCACGCTCCCCCTTGCCTGTCCCCCACCCCGGCCATCTCGGCATTGACATGCTGCGGGACGACCCCCGCGATTCTCTATACCAGG TGCCACTGGTGGACGAGGAGCTCCTGCAAGGCGTCCTGCCCACCTGCTCCTACAAGCCCAGCTACCTCATCCGAGGGTTTGCCTTGCTGAGGTACCAGGGCCTGCAGTTT ATCCACATGACCTATGTTTACCCCAATGATTACACACGGCTGACCCACATGGAGAGTGACAACAAGTGCTTCTACGAGAACACTGACAG GTCTGGATTCTCTAAATACATGAAGATTGATGATCCAGAATTGAATGCGTTTCAAGGAGGTCCGAGATGGCGGAAAAGACAAG TTGTAGGATTGGGTGTTTCTGAGCAGACAAAGAGCAGACGGGAGCCCAGTGAGATGGACCTGGAGGATTCTCCAGTGACAGTCATCAAGGAGACACCGACCAGACCCGTCAGCCGTCTCAGTGACAGAAGCAGCTCTAACTCCATCTACAGGTGGAAGCGAAGGCTGACCCAGCCCCCCTGGCCATCCCCTTTGGGGTGGATGCCAACCACGGGCACTGTGTGGGTTCCGCAGCTGGGTCACAAGGTCTTAAATGAGAGGTGGATTGATGGACCACCACAGCAGAAAGACTCTGAAAAGCTGAGCATTCCGGTGTACTCTCTTGTCCATCCGCATCTGGGTCCGGGCGTGGCTCTGGAAAACCCGAACAGCATTCCAAACCAGACGTATAACTCCAGTGTGAGCAAGGCTGTGTTCCCAACTGGTGCTGGGATACCAGTGACCTCCAGGTTCCCTCAAGGAGCTCAGCAGATACCCAGGCTATATGGGAGAAGAATCATTGAAGATGGTCAAAGGGTGATGATGGGGAGAGATGGAGAGCTGGGAGATGATGACATGCACCAAGATACCTACACATCATACGGAATCGATCGCAAGGTGAACTGGCGACGCACCTTCGACGTGAAGCAGCTGGACTTTCGCGCACTGCCTTCCGATCGCATCAACCTGGGCTGCAACGTAACCGGGAACCTGCTGCTGCCCTCTGAGGACGCTCTTCATGTGGTGGGAGCCTTCATGGAGAAGGTCAACCAGAAGAACCAGGG ACGCTTCTCCCTGCTGCGTGTGCTCAATGTGGAGAAGAGGCTGGATGGTGCGCAGGGCAGCCGCTACCTGCTGGAGCTGGAGGTGCGTGACCGCGGTGGGGCCACGTTACGCCTTTCCCGGTACGTGTACCTGATGCAGGTTAGATCGACTTCCCAGGCAGACGGAGGGGCCAGGTCGAGGCCGGGCCGCCTGGAGCCGGTACTCTGCCACCCACTGGGCCTGTCCTGGAACCCGGTGGCCACCGTCCACTTTGTCATCCCAG TGAAGAATCAGGCCCGATGGGTTCAGAGATTTATCGAGGACATGGAGGAGGTGTACAGAGCTACCCAGGACAAGAACTTCAACGTCATCATCTCCGACTTCAACAGCACGGATATGGATGTCGAGCTGGCACTCAAGGGCTCCGCCTTACCTAG GTACCAGTACACAAAGCTGACTGGGAACTTTGAGCGTTCGGCCGGACTTCAGGCTGGGATAAATATGATCGAT GACGAGCACAGCATCGTGTTCCTGTGCGACCTGCACATCCACTTCCCCCAATCCATCATCGACAGCATCCGCAAGCACTGTGTGGAGGGCAAGATGGCCTTCGCGCCCGTGGTGATGCGGCTGGACTGCGGCGCCACGCCTGCGGAGCCTCGAG GTTTCTGGGAGGTCAACGGCTTTGGGCTGCTCGGCATCTACAAGTCCGACTTGGACGCAGCAGGCGGCATGAACACCCAGGAGTTCCGGGACCGCTGGGGAGGGGAGGACTGGGAGCTGCTGGACCG GATACTCCAGGCTGGACTTGAAGTGGAGCGCATTTACCTCAGACACTTTTTGCATTACTACCACTCCAAGCGAGGCATGTGGAACCGGAAGATTCTCTGA